DNA sequence from the Actinomycetota bacterium genome:
GGGGTGACGGCGAGCAGGTTGGAGCCGAGCGGGATGATCGGCCCGTGGGCCGAGAGGTTGTAGGCGGTGCTGCCGGCCGGGGTGGCCACGATCAGTCCGTCACCCATGAACACGGGCATCCGCTCAACCCCGTCGATCGACAGACGGAGATTGGCCGAGTGGGCGGACAGGCGGGTCACGGCGACCTCGTTGAAGGCAAGGGCCCGCGACCTGCGTCCGTCGGCGTGGGTCGCCGCCATCCGCAGCGGATGGATGGTGATCGGGCTGGCGGCGGCGACGCGTGCAACCAGGTCGTCGGGCCGGTACTGGTTCATAAGGAATCCAACGGTCCCGCGGTTCATCCCAAAGATCGGCCGACCGAGCTGCAGGTGCTCGTGGATGGTGTGCAGGAGCAGGCCGTCGCCGCCGAGGGCCACGATGACCTCGCAGTCGCCGGGGTCGACCAGGTCGTAGCGGGCCGCGAGCTCGGCCTGGGCCGCCCGCGCCGCTGCCGCGCTCGACGCGACGCAGGCGATGCGCGGCTTGGATACATTCCAGGACAAGGCACTATCCGCCAACGTCGATCAACGAGTCGACATACGAGGCCTCGGTCAGGTTCTGCTCCGGCCGGGGCAGCTCGCCTGGCGCACGATGTCCTCGTCGAGGGATCAGCAGACGCCGCGGGCGCCCCTGCGTGCGCTGATGGCACCGCCGCCCCGGCCGGAGATACCCGTGAGAGACCCGACCTGGACCCGGACCGGGGTCTGGGATCCGCGGTCGCGGTCTGCTCCAAGGCGCGGTGTGGGCAGCCCTCCCCGAGCCCGACGGGCTGGTCGGAGATCCACTGCGTATCGAGTCGGCCTCTGCCATGCCGCCCATGATGCCGGGCTGGCCCTGCTCCGGGTAAGCCTCGAGCCGGCCGCCGGGTCGAACGGCAGCGACTCGCATCCGGCGCCGCCCTCCGTCATCGGAACCCGTCGAGCCACCGCACGGCTGGCGCATTGCCGCCCACCACCGTCCGCTCGCTGCGGAGCCAACCTCACCATGCTCCATGATCTCACCGACCAGCTGGGCGGCGGCCAGCCCGTCCGGCCGTGCCGGACTCTCAGCCCGGACGCTGTTGCGTCGCGGTGACCAGCGCAAGTAAGTCGAGCTCGCCCTCTCTCTGCAGCCCGAGCCCGTCACGCCGCTTGGGGATAGGCTGGCCGCATGCGTCACACCCGGCTGTACCGACAGGGGGAGCTGGAGGCCAAGGACTTCCCGGCCGCCCAGATCTCCGACTACCTCCAGCAGCCGGACACGGTCGTCTGGCTGGACCTGTGCGAGCCCGACCAGCAGGACCTGGAGGTCATCTCCCAGGAGTTCGGGCTCCACCCCCTGGCGGTCGAGGACGCCACCCAGCAGCACGAGCGGCCCAAGCTGGACCGCTACCAGGACCACGCGTTCCTCACCGCCTACGCCGTCAGCCTGGATCACGACACCGGCCGGCTCACAACCAGCGAGCTGGCCGCGTTCATTACCCTCCGGGCGCTCATCACCGTCCGCAAGGACCCTCGGTTCGACATCGAGGGGGTGGTGGCCCGCTGGGACGGCTCGGCCGACCTGGCCGGCCACGGCGTCGGGTTCTTGCTGTGGGGGCTGCTCGACACTGTCGTCGACGGGCACTTCGCCGTCGTGCAGCAGCTGGATGAGGCCATGGAGGGCCTGGAGGACCTGCTGTTCGACGAGCGGCCCCATGGTGCTGAGGTGCAGCGCCGCTCCTTTGAGCTACGCAAGTCGCTGGTGGTGTTGCGCCGGGTCGTGCTGCCGATGCGCGAGGTCGTCAACACGTTGCTCCGCCGGGATCTGAAGCTGGTTGATGAGGCCATGGGCCCGTACTTCCAGGATGTCTATGACCATGTGCTGCGGGCCACGGAGTGGACCGAGTCCCTGCGGGACCTGGTCTCCACCATCTTGGAGACCAACCTCACCATCCAGGGCAACCGGCTGAACTCGATCATGAAGAAGGTCACCAGCTGGGCAGCCATCATCGCGGTGCCGACCGCGGTGACCGGGTTCTACGGCATGAACGTCCCCTACCCCGGGTTCGCCCAGCCCTCCGGGTTCGTCGCCTCGGTCGTGCTGTTGGTGGTCCTGTCCGGCGGCCTGTACCTGCTCTTCAAACGCCTCGACTGGCTCTGAGGTTGGATTCTCGGATGATCAACATCGGTGGTAGGGCCGCGGGCCCGAACTCGGGCTGGAAGCGACGGGCCCGGCAGTACCACCAGGGCATTTGTAGAAACGGTCGTACTTGCAACAGGCCCAGAGACGCTGACAGGTGCCGAGATCAGGACGTGGCTGACCGAGTAGCGGGACCAGGACGAGGCTGACCGATCCAGTCTTGTCGCTGGGCCGGCGGCGTCGTAGGTTGCAGGGCACTCGGTGCAGAAGAGGGGGCAGCGATGGCACACCCGAACGAGGATCTTGTCCGCCGGGGCTACGAGGCGTTCGCCAAGGGCGACATGGCGACCCTGCGCGAGCTGTTCGACCCTGAGATTGTCTGGCACTTCCCGGGCCGCAGCGTGCTGGCCGGCGACCACCGCGGCGTCGACGCGGTCCTGGGGTTCTTCGGAAAGACGATGGAGCTGACGGCCGGCACCTTCCGGGTAGAGGTGCATGACGTGGTGGCCGACGACCAGCACACCGTCGGCCTGCACCTGGCCACCGGCGAGCGTGAGGGCCGGACGCTGGAGGACCGCGAGGTCCTGGTGTTCCACATCCGCGACGGCAAGGTCGTTGAGGCCTGGCAGTACCTCGAGAACCAGTACACCTACGACGAGTTCTTCTCCTAGCCGCTGTGGCTGAGCCAAGGCCGTTGCTGGGACCGCTGTTTAGGAGACAGGAGCGGATCGTCCACGGCGTGCTGAGTGCTGTCCCTGCAGCTCAAGTCGGGTGGGTCGTCCAGCCAGTGCGCTCCTGTAGGGCCGAGTAGCAGTGGGTGGAATGACAGGCGGGATGACCGGCAGGCTTCCCGCCTCCTCGCTGCATCGAGCTGCCAGCTCACTCCTCTCCCGGTTCGCTGGAGTTGCGTGAAGCGGGTAACGGTGCTGTCCGTCCGAGGACAGCATGCTGCCAGGGCCAGCGCCCGTCGATCTCCACCTCCAGCGAGAAACTCAGGAACGTCCGGATGAGCACGATGAGCCCGAGGACTGCCACGTTCTCAAGTGAAGGCTGGACGGCCACGGTCCTGATGATGTCGGCCGCGACCAGGAACTCCAGCCCTAGCAGAATGCTCCGTCCAAAGACCGTCCGGACGATCCGGTAGGCCTCCTCCACACCCTGGCCGCCGGTCAAGGCCAGCCCAGCGCGGACAAGGGCCGCCGCCAAGCCCAGCACGAGCGTCACGATCCCAATGATCTCGACGCCTCTGGCGATGGCGTCCATCGTCTGCTCGAAGCCCATCCCCGCCCTCCTTGGCCAATCGACGCTCGGAGCCTAGGACGACCGGAACTGTGGGAGATAGTGAGCGAAGAAGCCAACCGCCGGAATAGATGAACATATGGTCGATGGGCAGTGGCAGAAACGGGACCGGGCTTCCCAGTCAAGGCCGAAAACTGGATCGCGCGCAGGTCGGCCCGCAGGCCTCAGGCCTGTCCGGGGATCTCGATCTCGGCGCTATCGGCCAGGAGCGGCGTGTGCTGACGCTCCAGGGTGGGGAATCACCTATGCCCGGTTTGGGTTCTCCGGTTGTCCCTCACGATGGAGGTCGCAACGTGGCCGAACCGTCCGCCAGTAACGTCGGCCGGCGTCCCGTGTCCCGCCGGCAGGCACTGGCGTACGGGAGCAGCCTGGCCGCGGCGATGCCGCCGCCGAGCGGCGCGCCCGACAGATTGGCGTGTCGATGTTCATTGCGGTGGTCGACGACTGCGGCGTGATCAAGATGTCGTCGCGGATGGACGGCAACAGCCAGGCCAGCGTCACCATGGTTCCGCCCAATGCTGTGACCGCCACCGCGTTCCGGACCCCACCGCCACGCTGGCTCAGGGGGGCCGGCGATCCGACCCAGCTCGCCTCGATCGTCGGAGCCGGCTTTAGCCTGGCTGGACCGAGTGGGGATGCTTCCAAGAAACCGTCTCAACCCGGGAGGCAAGTAATGACGGAACCGACCCTTTACGAGCGGCTCGGTGGCGCATTCGCCATCGCTGCGGTGGTTGACCACTTCAGCGACGCTGTCGTGCAAAACCCGATCGTCGGCCAGAAGTCGGAGAACCCCGACCTCCGCGAGTGGCACACCAACAATCTGGGCAGACTGCCGGGCCTCAAGTTCATGCGCACCTTGTGGGTCTGCGACATTTCCGGTGGCCCTCAGCAATACGTCGCCACGGTACCGGGCAGCACGCCGCTCGGCTTGGAGGAAGCGCACCGCAAGCTGAAGATCTCGCCCGCCGAGTTCGACGAAGTCGCGGCTGAGCTCGCGCGAACGCTTGACGTCTTCAAGGTGCCCGAGCGGGAGAAGGGGGAGGTTCTGGGCGCATTCGCCGCACACAAAGACGAGGTGACCCGGGGATACACCCAGTAGCCGCGCAGGCGGGGAGCAGAACTCGTCCGCTGTTCAGGATCGCCGTCT
Encoded proteins:
- a CDS encoding NAD kinase, giving the protein MSWNVSKPRIACVASSAAAARAAQAELAARYDLVDPGDCEVIVALGGDGLLLHTIHEHLQLGRPIFGMNRGTVGFLMNQYRPDDLVARVAAASPITIHPLRMAATHADGRRSRALAFNEVAVTRLSAHSANLRLSIDGVERMPVFMGDGLIVATPAGSTAYNLSAHGPIIPLGSNLLAVTP
- a CDS encoding magnesium transporter CorA family protein, with amino-acid sequence MRHTRLYRQGELEAKDFPAAQISDYLQQPDTVVWLDLCEPDQQDLEVISQEFGLHPLAVEDATQQHERPKLDRYQDHAFLTAYAVSLDHDTGRLTTSELAAFITLRALITVRKDPRFDIEGVVARWDGSADLAGHGVGFLLWGLLDTVVDGHFAVVQQLDEAMEGLEDLLFDERPHGAEVQRRSFELRKSLVVLRRVVLPMREVVNTLLRRDLKLVDEAMGPYFQDVYDHVLRATEWTESLRDLVSTILETNLTIQGNRLNSIMKKVTSWAAIIAVPTAVTGFYGMNVPYPGFAQPSGFVASVVLLVVLSGGLYLLFKRLDWL
- a CDS encoding nuclear transport factor 2 family protein, with the protein product MAHPNEDLVRRGYEAFAKGDMATLRELFDPEIVWHFPGRSVLAGDHRGVDAVLGFFGKTMELTAGTFRVEVHDVVADDQHTVGLHLATGEREGRTLEDREVLVFHIRDGKVVEAWQYLENQYTYDEFFS
- a CDS encoding DUF1622 domain-containing protein; translation: MGFEQTMDAIARGVEIIGIVTLVLGLAAALVRAGLALTGGQGVEEAYRIVRTVFGRSILLGLEFLVAADIIRTVAVQPSLENVAVLGLIVLIRTFLSFSLEVEIDGRWPWQHAVLGRTAPLPASRNSSEPGEE
- a CDS encoding group 1 truncated hemoglobin, whose amino-acid sequence is MTEPTLYERLGGAFAIAAVVDHFSDAVVQNPIVGQKSENPDLREWHTNNLGRLPGLKFMRTLWVCDISGGPQQYVATVPGSTPLGLEEAHRKLKISPAEFDEVAAELARTLDVFKVPEREKGEVLGAFAAHKDEVTRGYTQ